TGCTTGCTGAAGAGGATGGCGTGGTTATAAATGAGACGTTTGCGCATATCCACCAAATCGATGACCTATCAGTTCATCAAGTTCGTCTAGATAGTACGTACCATCCGATCCTTGGTATCGTATCAGACTTTTATTATGAAGGCTTTTTTAACACCATTTCCCCAGTAGTATTGACCAAGAGTACATTATCCGAGCATACGTTTTTGACGATGAAATTGGAAGCTGGTGCAGCTGCGCAAACGGTTAAATCGCTTGAGGCTGTCTGGGCTGAATTGCCAGTAGATAACACGCTACCATTTTTCTTTCAAGACACGGTATTTGATCATCAATTTAGGGAAGGTCGTGGCATCACGACGATCCTGCTCTTTGCGACCTCTATGGCATTGCTTATCGCCTGTATGGGCTTGTTTGGCATGGTAGCGCAGAACATCAGCAGTAGGATGAAAGAAATTGGTGTCCGCAAGGTCTTGGGCGCATCACTTGGGCAAATTACGCGGCGGGTGAATCGGCATTTTCTGTTGCTTCTGGGCATTGCCGTTTTGGTTGCCACACCGATTAGCTGGATCTTTGTTAACATGCTGTTGGACTCGGTGTATGCCTACCACCAAAGTATGTCGTTCTGGCCTGTTGCGCTCTCTTACCTATTGATTTTTGCTACCGCAGCTTTAACAATTTCGACGCAGATTTACCGGGTCTCTGTGGTCAATCCTACGGATGTTTTGCGAAACGAGTAGTAAACGTTACAGGCACTCAGTCGGGCGGGCAATTCGCATTTGTGGCAATCTCCGGGGTAATTGTTATCTTTTGTTTAGGATAAATCGGTGCCTATTTGTTGGTATGGATATACCTTTAAGAAGGTGAGGCCTGTCGCAAGTACGACGGTGTTCGCGCATACCAATGCATACGTATCCTAATCAGCGCGCGTTCAAAACAGTTATGGCGGATGAGCAACAGGACATCACACAAATGCTTCGCGGCATGGAAGCCGGCGACGACAGCATTGTTGATCAACTCTTCCTCAACCTGTATGATGAACTGCGAAGCCTGGCGGATGTGCATCTAAATCGAGAACGTCCCAATCATACGCTAAACCCGACGGCCCTCGTGCATGAGGCGTATATTAAGCTGCTTGAACAAACGAAAAAAAAGTGGAAAAATAAATCGCATTTTCTGGGCATAGCTTCCCTGATGATGCGGCGCATTCTCATAAAGTACGCCCGCCGGCGGCAGGCTGAAAAACGAGGCGGGTTGCTTCAAAAAGTGACCCTGGTAGATGGGGATGCTGCATGGGAAACAGGGTTGACAGATCTCATTGCGCTTGACGATGCGCTCCAGAAGCTCGAAAAGATTGCAGCGCGCGCCAGTAAAATTGTTACCATGCGCTTCTTTGGCGGCCTCAATAATGAAGAAATAGCTGCTGCGCTAAACGTCTCGGTACCCACGGTAAAGCGCGACTGGAAAACAGCCCGCGTGTGGTTGAGTGATGTTCTTGGGGAAGCAGGGGAGGCGTCCAAACTTTAAAAACCCAAATCAAAAACATGGCGATAGATGCAAATCATTGGGATCTGATGCAGTCGCTTTATCTGCAAGCACTCGATATCGAGCTGCCTTCCCGCGATACGTTTCTGAAAGAAGCCACAAAGGATAACCACACCCTTTACCTGCAGGTACGTGCCCTGCTTGAAGCAGAAACCCATCCCATGTTTAAGGGACTTGCAGTTGATATTTTGTCTGATGACACAATGACCGGTAACCCAGCCGGCGTAAAAAGCGGCGACCAGATCGATCGCTATAAGGTCCTGGATAAGATTGGGGAAGGCGGGATGGGCTTTGTCTACCGCGCAGAACGTGCAGATGGTGCCTATTCGCAAACGGTAGCGTTGAAACTGGTAAAATACGGTGCCAGTTCTGCTTCCCTAATCAGAAGGTTTGAAGTTGAACGCCAAATTCTGGCAGAACTACAGCATCCGGGCATTGCAAACTTGATGGATGGCGGTGTACACGCCGACCGGCCTTTTTTGGTGATGGAGTACATCGATGGTTTACCGATCACCGAATACTGCACCCAGCATAAACTAACCCTTGGTCAGCGCCTGTCACTCTTTGAACAGGTTTGCGATGTAGTATCTTATGCGCATCAAAACCTGATTGTGCATCGTGATTTGAAGCCCTCCAACATTCTAGTCACGGAAAACGCGGGCGGAAAACCGCAAGTTAAGTTACTTGATTTTGGCATAGCGCAGCTGCTAGAGCCCAATGATTTACTCGCCATTCAAACCCAGACTGGCACAAACTTATTCACGCCGGCTTATGCTTCTCCAGAGCAAGTGGCGGGTAAGCGCATCTCCACGGCAGCAGACATTTATGGACTTGGCGTTGTGCTGTATGAATTACTCACTGGGGCATTACCCATTCCTATGCAAGGGCGCAGTTTTGTTGAAATGGTACAGGCCATTTTATCGGAAGAACCCGCGGCACCCAGCGATGCTGTGAAACACACAGACGGCTCGTTTTCCGCCAGACTTGCCGGCGATCTGGATGCCATTATCTTGAAAGCATTGCGCAAAGAACCGGAATCAAGGTATGTGACGGTTTTAGAGATGGTGGATGATCTGCGCCGGCATAAAGAAAACCTGCCGGTAAAGGCAAGGCAGGACCAGACCGGATACCGTCTTCGAAAATTTATACAGCGCCACCAGCGCGGGATTTGGACGGCCGTTGCTACCTTCATGGTAATCGCCGCCGTCATTGTGCTTGCTTTTGCTCGGGTACTTGCAGAGCGCGATATAGCGCAACAGGAAACCGCAAAAGCAGAAGAAGTGGGCAGTTTTCTGCAAAGCATTTTTGCCATTGCCAGTCCAACTACATCCACAGGCGATGAAGTTACTGCGCGGGAATTGCTTGATCGCGGTGCTGCGCGAATCGACGAAGAGTTGGCCAATCAGCCGACTGTCTCAGCAGAGATGGCGCTAGTAATTGGTGATGCTTATAAGAATCTCGGACAGTATGCTGCAGCAGACTCTTTGTTTAATTGGGTCCTGGAACTACACGAAGGACTCAACCCCCAACAGCCTTTTGGTATAGCGAAAACACTGCATGCCCTTGGGCTTCTCAAAGAGCGCTTTGGTGCGTTTGAAGATGCTACAGCGCTTCATAAAGAGGCGATAGGCATTATTGAGATGAATAACCTGGAGGCGCCGGCGCTCATGGCAGATTTGCTGCACGGTCTTGGGCATAGTGAGATGCGGAATAGGCGACTGGAAGAGGCTGAAAGGTACCTGGAGCAATCGATTGCGTTGAAAAAGCTGCACTATGGTGAGATTCACGAACAAGTGACGTACAGTCTCAATGTACTGGGTGATATCTATCAGCATCAAGAACGCTATGATGAATCCATTGATGTTCACTTTGAAACGCTGGCGCAACGCCGTGTCCTGCATGGAAATACTCATATTTATGTTTCGTCCTCTTTACATAACCTTGCCTTGGCACTAAGAGGTGTTAAACGGTATGCTGAGGCAGAACAGTATTTCAGAGAGTCACTTGCTATTCAGCAGCGTATCCCGGGAAGTGAGCAGGCCGACATAGCAAACACAATGGGGGCGCTTGCATCTGTCTTAAGAATGGATGGCCGGTTTGAAGAGGCTGAACCTGTACATCAGGACGCCATCCGCATCGCTCGGGCCACTATGGGAGATTCGAACCATCGATTGGGTGTTGAGTTGGCGCGTTATGGGTTTTCGTTATATAGCGCTGGTTTATTTGAAAAAGCAGAGCCTGTTGCGCTGGAATCGCTTGAAATTTATAGAGAAAATCACGGCGCTGAGCACACTCTGGTTGCACAGGTTGCTACGCTTGTTGGGCAGAGTATCTGGAAGCAAAGCCGATACGAAGACGCTGAGCCCATGCTGCTATCGGGTTTTCAAACGTGTGAAATCATTAATGACCAGCGGAGCGTGTGTATGGGGGTGGCGAGGGAGGCGCTTGTAGATTTTTATAGGGACTGGGGAAAACCGGAGTTAGCCAAGGAATATCAGGACAAGTAATATAATTGAAGACAGCATGATCCCTTAGCTGACTAAAAAGGACGTATAGGTTTGAAGGGCTGTTCAGCCATTCTCAAACGCTATTCTAAACTATCAAGTCAGTAGTTTTATGTTGTATTTCAATGCTATTTCTAAATGGCTCCGCAAGCATGCCTGTTTAAAGGGATTGATTCTGTTCAGCGTGTATTGCTGGATGCCACATCAAAGCTGGGCCCAACAATCTGTCGCTTCAAACCAGCCCCAAATGGAATGTCCTGATGGCTTTGAGCCAACAGTGGATATTGACGGTGATTGTGTAGATGACGTACTGGAGCGCCAGGGATTCTGGTACAGGGACAATCAGTTGCAGGCTTGCGATCCGGTAAATGATACCGGCTGTTTTGTCACCGACCCTACCGCCTGGTCTAGCGACGGGGATCCTTACAGCGACTTTCAGGAGGCAACCGGGGTTAATATGGACAATACGGTCGCGCCACCTTACAACAACCCACTCGTTGCTGCAGAACCACGTATTGAAGTTGTATTGCTACGCTACCGATTCGTACCAAAAGCAACCATCACTGATTCCAATGGGCAGGAAATGTCCGCTCAGAGTACACAAGAATTTAGCGTTGAAACCTCGGTTGGAATCTCATACACGTCTGGTGTCGAAGTGTCGGCAGGGTTGGATGCTGGCGTGACTGCCAGTACTGAAACCACGGCTTCATTTTCTGTTACAGCAGGGTTTTCCTCAAGCCAGACGCGTGGTACTGCTATTAATTGGGAAACGGCAACTACTTCGGCTACTGATGATGCTGCCTCCCTTTTTCTCGATATTGCTGGTAGGAATGTTGGGAGTGCTACTGCATTGGATGTAACACCCATATTCAACTTGTTTATTGGAGATGAACCCCTGGGGACTGTTCGGCCGAGCGAACCTTTCC
The Bacteroidota bacterium genome window above contains:
- a CDS encoding sigma-70 family RNA polymerase sigma factor, which encodes MHTYPNQRAFKTVMADEQQDITQMLRGMEAGDDSIVDQLFLNLYDELRSLADVHLNRERPNHTLNPTALVHEAYIKLLEQTKKKWKNKSHFLGIASLMMRRILIKYARRRQAEKRGGLLQKVTLVDGDAAWETGLTDLIALDDALQKLEKIAARASKIVTMRFFGGLNNEEIAAALNVSVPTVKRDWKTARVWLSDVLGEAGEASKL
- a CDS encoding serine/threonine-protein kinase translates to MAIDANHWDLMQSLYLQALDIELPSRDTFLKEATKDNHTLYLQVRALLEAETHPMFKGLAVDILSDDTMTGNPAGVKSGDQIDRYKVLDKIGEGGMGFVYRAERADGAYSQTVALKLVKYGASSASLIRRFEVERQILAELQHPGIANLMDGGVHADRPFLVMEYIDGLPITEYCTQHKLTLGQRLSLFEQVCDVVSYAHQNLIVHRDLKPSNILVTENAGGKPQVKLLDFGIAQLLEPNDLLAIQTQTGTNLFTPAYASPEQVAGKRISTAADIYGLGVVLYELLTGALPIPMQGRSFVEMVQAILSEEPAAPSDAVKHTDGSFSARLAGDLDAIILKALRKEPESRYVTVLEMVDDLRRHKENLPVKARQDQTGYRLRKFIQRHQRGIWTAVATFMVIAAVIVLAFARVLAERDIAQQETAKAEEVGSFLQSIFAIASPTTSTGDEVTARELLDRGAARIDEELANQPTVSAEMALVIGDAYKNLGQYAAADSLFNWVLELHEGLNPQQPFGIAKTLHALGLLKERFGAFEDATALHKEAIGIIEMNNLEAPALMADLLHGLGHSEMRNRRLEEAERYLEQSIALKKLHYGEIHEQVTYSLNVLGDIYQHQERYDESIDVHFETLAQRRVLHGNTHIYVSSSLHNLALALRGVKRYAEAEQYFRESLAIQQRIPGSEQADIANTMGALASVLRMDGRFEEAEPVHQDAIRIARATMGDSNHRLGVELARYGFSLYSAGLFEKAEPVALESLEIYRENHGAEHTLVAQVATLVGQSIWKQSRYEDAEPMLLSGFQTCEIINDQRSVCMGVAREALVDFYRDWGKPELAKEYQDK